The DNA sequence GGCCGGCGTCGAGGAGTGCGATGATGCCAACACCGTCAACACCGATGCCTGCCTGAACAGCTGCGATATCGCCGAGTGCGGCGACGGCGTGGTGCAGGCCGGCGTCGACGAGTGCGACGACGGCAACACCGTCAACACCGACGCCTGCCTGAACAACTGCGACATCGCCGAGTGCGGCGACGGCGTGGTGCAGACCGGCGTCGACGAGTGCGACGACGGCAACACCGTCGATACCGATGCCTGCACGAATGCGTGCACGATCGCCGATTGCGGCGACGGTATCGTGCGCGCCGGCTTCGAGGAGTGCGACGACGGCAACACCGTCAACACCGACGCATGCCTGAACAACTGCAACATCGCCGAGTGCGGCGACGGCGTGGTGCAGGCCGGCGTCGACGAGTGCGATGACGGCAACACCAACAATAACGACGCCTGCCTGAACAATTGCGACGTCGCCGAGTGCGGCGACGGCGTGGTGCAGACCGGCGTCGACGAGTGCGACGACGGCAACACCGTCAACACCGATGCCTGCCTGAACAACTGCAACGTCGCCGAGTGCGGCGACGGCGTGGTGCAGACGGGTGTCGACGAGTGCGACGACGGCAACACCGTGAACACGGACGCCTGCACGAACGTGTGCACGATCGCCGAGTGCGGCGACGGCGTGGTGCAGGCGGGCGTCGACGAGTGCGACGACGGCAACACCGTGAACACGGACGCATGCACGAACGCGTGCACGATCGCCGAGTGCGGCGACGGCGTGGTGCAGACGGGTGTCGACGAGTGCGACGACGGCAACACCGTCAACACGGACGCCTGCACGAACGCGTGTGCCATCGCGGAGTGCGGCGACGGCATCACGCAGGCCGGCGTCGAGGAATGCGACGACGGCAACAACGACAACAACGACGCGTGCCTGAACAACTGCGACATCGCCGAATGCGGCGACGGCGTGGTGCGCACGGGCGTCGAAGAGTGCGACGACGGCAACACGTCGAACAGTGATGCCTGCCTGACCACCTGCGAGACGGCCGAGTGCGGCGACGGCTTCATCCAGACCGGCGTCGAGGAGTGCGATGACGCCGACACCGATAACACCGACTTCTGCCTGAACACCTGTCAGGTGGCCGAGTGCGGTGACGGGTTCGTGCGCGCCGGCATCGAGGAGTGCGACGATGCCAACTCGGTGAACACCGACGCGTGCCTGAACAGCTGCGACATCGCCGAGTGCGGCGACGGCGTGGTGCAGACGGGCGTGGACGAATGCGACGACGGCAACACCGTCAACACCGATGCGTGCACGAATGCGTGCACGACCGCCGAATGCGGTGACGGCATCGTCCAGGCGGGCGTCGACGAGTGCGACGACGGCAACACCGTCAACACCGATGCCTGCACGAATGCCTGCACGATTGCCGAATGCGGCGACGGCGTGGTGCAGGCCGGCGTCGACGAGTGCGACGACGGCAACACGAACGACAACGACGCTTGCACGAACGCGTGCACGATCGCCGAGTGCGGCGACGGCGTCGTCCGCACCGGCGTCGAGCAGTGCGACGACGGCGATACCGCCTCCGGCGACGGCTGCAGCGCCACGTGCGTCATCGAGTTCTGCGGCGACGGCGTCGTCAACAACACCGCCGAGACCTGCGACGACGGCAACACCGCCAACGGCGATTGCTGCAACAGCAACTGCCTCTTCGACGCAGCGGGTACGACCTGCACGGGCAACGGCGTCGGCGATGAGGAGTGCAACAGCAACACCTGCAACGGTGCCGGCAGCTGCATCAGCAATCCGGACAACAACGGCGGCGTCTGCACGCCGGACTCGGACGCGGACATCTGCGTAAAGGCCTACGCATGCGATGCCGGCCTTTGCGAGCCGGATGAGCAGTTCATCACCGGCGACGCGTGCGACTGGCTCGTGGTGTCGGGCGTCTCCGGAGACAGCAGGGCGCGGGTCGTCGACCACTCGAACAACACGGGCGACATCTGCGTGGACAACGCGGACATCGGCACCAGCGTGACGATCAACGGCAACGTGGTCAGCACGAGCCCGGTGAACGATGACCTCGTCTTCTTCGCCGACTCGTCGGTGACGCTGGATATCGTGACCAACGACGCCAGCGTGAAGGGCGCCAACGGTACGTCTCTGCCTGGCCTTCCTCCGGGCACCAGCTCCGTGCCGGCCGGTACGGTCGTGGCGAAGTCCAACGGCGGCGTCTACGACACCACCGGCAACCACGAGCTGGTCAACGAGTGTCTGATGGCGCAGGCGGACATCCTCACTGCTTCGGCCGCGATTCTGGCTCTGCCGTCGACGCAGAACATTGGCGTCGTCGATCTGAACTCGGGCTCCACCTACAACATCAACCCGACAGTTGTTGGTGGACTGAACGTGATCGACGCGACCCGCGTCGTTGCTGGCAACGATGTCACGTTCAACATCAGCGGAGGCGGAAGCGCGGACACGGTCATCATTCTGCGTATCGCGAATCAGTTGAACACGGACCTGAGGACGACGTTCAACCTGACCAACGGTCTGACTGCCAACAACCTGCTGATCTACGCGAACGGCGGACGTTGTGAGATCGGCGACCATGGCGAAGGTGCCGGTACCATCTTGTGTCCGAATGCGACGGTGATCCTGAAGCAATACACTGTGTGGCAGGGACAGGCGTTGGGCGACACGAAGAAGGTGCAGGTCGGTGATACCGTGACCTTCACCTACGAGCCGTTCACCGGCTACTGATCCGCATCCCTGAACGCTCGGCCCTGCGGCGAGCCCGAAACCAGCGAGGCCGACTCCGAAAGGAGCCGGCCTCGCTGCGTTGAAGCGGGGACGAAGAACCTAGGCCCGGAGATCGAACCGGCGGTGAAGCGGCGCGCAAGGGACCGGCGCCGCAGCCAGACGTCACACGGGAATGAGCCGGGCACCCAACGGGGCGAACGCCTCCAGCGTTGCCGCGAACTTTGGCGGTACCGCGGTCTCGAGTCCCTGCGGTCCCTGCTCAGCGGCCGCTTGGAGCAGGAGCCGCACGTGGAGCGGGCAGCCCTCCCATCGCACCAGCAGCTGGCCGGCGCTTTCCTCGACGACCTCCGCACCGAGCAACTCCACCCACTGCGCCCGCGAACGACCGAGATCATGCGTGACCATTCGCACGCCGAGCAGCGACAGCGCCGGCGTTGCGGGCGCGGGCACCACAGGCGCGAACTCGTGCCAGCTGTCCTCGCTGCTCAGCTCCGGATGGTTCTCGGCAAACTGAACGACGATGCCCTGCGCCTGCTTGGGATGGAGAAAGCATTCCTTCCAGCTCGGATAGGCGTCGTTGAAGCCGACGACCGTGTAGCCTGCGGCCTCGGCGCGTGCCCGTGCCGCGTAGATGTCGGGAACCTTGAACGTGACGTGGTGGATGCCGGGCCCGCGCATATCGAGGAACCGATGCAGGAAGCCACCTTCGGCGCCGGCCGGCTCGATGATCTCGAGGAGCGCACCGTTGGCGAAGGACCACTGCCGGCCGTTGAAGTCCGGATTGGGGCCGCCGCGATACGGTCTCGCGCCGAGCACGCCTTCGAGGTAGGGCGCGACTTCCGCGATCCGGCGCACGCCGCAGGCGACGTGATCGAGCTTGTAGCCGGGCTCGGCCATGACGTGTCTCCTCCTTTCGTCCGAGCGGGGCCGGCCCCGCCTCACCAGGGCCAGGACCGGATTCCTCTGCGCCCATGCCCTTTGTATACACGGCCAATGAAGTACGGACTGTTCGGCATCAACTTCGGCGCCTGCGCCGATCCGGAAACCGCCGCTGCCGTCTCGCGTGCGGCCGAAACTGCCGGCTTCGAGTCGCTGTGGACCGGCGAGCACGTGGTGCTTCCCGATCCGCAGGTGCCGCCGTCGCCCGTTCCCGCTCAGGTGCCCTTCCTCGATCCGGCGGTGGCGCTGGCGACCGTCTCCCAGCACACGCGCCGCGTGCTGCTCGGCACCGGCATCATCATCCTGCCTCAGCGCAACCCGCTGGTGCTGGCCAAGGAGCTGGCCAGCGTCGACGTCGTCAGCGGCGGCCGCCTGATCTTCGGGGTCGGAATCGGATACCTCGAGCCCGAGTTTCGCGCGCTCGGCATTCCCTTCGAGGACAAGGGCGCCCGAACCGTCGACTATCTGCGCGCCATGCAGGCGGTATGGACGATGGACCAGCCGTCCTACGAGGGGCGCTTCGCCAGCTTCTCGGGCATCAACGCCTATCCGCGGCCCGTGCAGCGCCCTCATCCACCGATCGTCTTCGGCGGCCACACACCGGCCGCGTTCCGACGCGCCGTCGAGCTGGCGCAGGGCTGGTACGGCTTCGCGATGGACGTGGAGGCGGCGCGAAAGGCGATCGAGGGCATTTCCGTCGAGGAGCGCCGCCGCGAGCGCGACCGCGGGCTGAGCCGCCTGGAGATCAGCATCACTCCGCCGGCCGGCCTGCCCGACCCGGCAACGGCCCGCGCCTACGCCGACCTCGGCGTCGATCGCCTCATCCTGCTGCCGGCGGCGGCAACGCGCGAGGACATGCTCGAATACGTGGCGCGCGCTGCAGAGACTCTCATCGACAAGATCTGAGCGGGACGCGCGCGGGTGCTGTTTACCTCGCTCCAGTTCCTGCTGTTCCTGCCGGCGGCGGCGGCCGTGCTGTTCGCGCTGCCGGCAGCGTACCGCAACCCGTATCTGCTGCTGGTCAGCTACGGCTTCTACGCGGCGTGGAATCCTGCCTATGTCCTGCTGCTGGCGCTGGTCACGGCGATCTCCTACGGCAGCGGCATCGCCATCGAGCGCGCGGCCTCGCCTGCGGCCAGGAAGGCCTGGGTGAGCGTGAGCGCGCTCGCGATCCTGGGCGCGCTGTTCGTCTTCAAGTACTTCAACCTGTTCGCGCAAAGCGGCCAGGCGCTTCTGGCGGCCGTCGGCATCCATGCCGAGGTGCCCGAGCTGCGGCTGCTGCTGCCGGTGGGCATCTCGTTCTACACGTTCCAGTCGCTCGGCTACACGGTTGACGTCTACCGCGGCGCGCGGCCGGCCGAGCGGGATCTGCTGCGCTACGCGCTGTTCGTCTCGTTCTTCCCGCAGATCCTGTCGGGCCCCATCAACCGCTCCACGCAGCTGCTGCCGCAGTTCGTGCGCGCGCCGTACTTCGATTCCGAGCGCATCGTCGCGGGCATGCAGCTGATGGCGTGGGGCTTCTTCAAGAAGCTCGTCATCGCCGACCGGCTCGGCGTCTACGTCGACCAGGTCTACGACGACCCCACGGGCGTCGGCGGTCTTCCGATCTTCATCGCCACCGTTCTCTACGCGTTCCAGGTCTACTGCGACTTCTCCGGGTACACCGACATCGCCATCGGCACGGCGCAGGTGCTGGGTTACGAGATGATGCTGAACTTCCGCCAGCCTTACCTGGCAGCCAGCACACAGGAGTTCTGGCGGCGCTGGCACATCTCGCTGTCCACCTGGTTTCGTGACTACGTCTACATCTCGCTCGGCGGCAACCGCGTCTCGCCGGTGCGCCGCTACGTCAATCTTTTCATCGTTTTCGTGCTGAGCGGCCTTTGGCACGGCGCCAGCTGGACCTTCGTCATCTGGGGCGCGCTGCACGGGCTCTACCTGGTGATCGGCACCGCCACGCGGCAGGTGCGCGAGCGCTGGGCGCAGCGCAACGGCCTGACGCGCATGCCGCGCCTTCATTACCTGCTGCAGCTGCTGGTGACGTTCGTGCTCGTGGACTTCGCCTGGATCTTCTTTCGTGCGGCGACATTCGACGATGCGATCTACATCATCACCCACATGTTCCGCGGGTGGGACCTTTCGGCCGGCGTTACGCTCGGCCTGGGCACCTACGAGATGACCCTGGTGCTGATGGCGCTGGCCATCCTGTTGGTCGTCGACTGGCTGCAGAGCCGTATGCCATTGCGTGCGAACATAGCCGAGCTGCCGGTGTGGGCGCGTTGGTCGCTCTACTACGGCGTGGTCATGTGCGTCCTGCTGCTGGGCAAGACGGGCGGCGGCAAGTTCATCTACTTCCAGTTCTGAGGCGTGGCGGCGAGATGGAACCTGAGCGATTCCGTTCCATGAGGCTGGCCGAGCTCCGGTCCTTCCTGCTGCGCGTGGCCGTGATGATGGCGCTCGTGGTCGCTGGGTATCTTGCCATCCTGGTGGCCCCGACGGCCAAGAACAGCTACCTGTCGGCCGTCATCGACAAGCAGGCGCGGCTGGCGAGCCTCGGCTCGCCCAAGCTCGTGTTCGTCGGCGGTTCCAATCTCTCCTTCGCGCTCGACAGCGCGCGCATCGAGCGCGAGCTCGGCATGCCGGTGGTCAACATGGGCCTGGGCATCTATGCGGGGCTGCGCTTCATGCTGTACTCGGTGCTGCCCCGCCTGGGAGAAGGCGACGTGGTGGTGGTGTCGCCCGAGTACCAGCTCTTTCGCGGCCTCTACAACGGCGAGGAGGAGCTTCTCGAAGCGCTCGAGGCGTTTCCACAGGGAATCTCGACGATCGGCTCGGTCGGGCAATGGCTCGGCGTGGTGCGCGCGCTGCCGACCTACATCAAGAACAAGGCCAACCGGATGCTGGCGCAGCTCGTGCAGGACCCGGATCCGAAGTGCGTGTACTGCCGGCGTGCGTTCAATCCGTACGGCGATCTGATGGCGCACGCGGGCCTGCCCGCTACCGACGTGGCGGCGATGCCGATGTTCCGCAGCAAGAGCGAGCAGGGCCCGGTCGACATGGAGGCGGTGGCCGGTCTGCGCGAGTTCGTGCAGAAGGCGTCGCAGCGCGGCGCGCGCGTCGTGATCCTGTTCCCGGCGGTGCCGGACGCGCACCTGGAGAAGAACCTGGACGTGATGGAGAAGGTGCATCAGGCCATCCGCGACAATGTCGCGGCGCCCGTTCTTGCCACGCCGAGCGAGAGCACCATGCCCGTCGACCTGTTCTGGGACTGGGTCTACCACCTCAAGATCGAAGGCCGCGAGCGCCGCACCGGCTTCATCATCGAGCGGCTGAGGCCGGTGATTGCCGGTGCCGCGCCGCGCTGAGCTTGCGCTGCGCAACGACGCAGCCGATCACGCGGTCGGTCTTTTCGCCGAGAGGGCGTCGAGCAGCGAGAGCTCCGCATCGGTGAAGCCGGCGCGCCGTCGAAGGTCGCGCGACATCGGCGCCTTGACGCTGCCGCGGAAGTGCGTGCGCAGAGCCTCCGCGAAGGCGGTTACGGGATCGAGACCGCGCTGCTCGCACAGGTAGTGGAACCAGCGCGAGCCGATCCGGACGTGTCCGACCTCGTCGCGCAAAATGACCTCGAGGACGGCCGCCGTCTTCTCGTCGCCGAACCTGCGCAGCCTGGCGATCAGCGCCGGCGTCACATCCAGCCCGCGCGCTTCGAGCACGCGAGGCACCAGCGCCATGCGC is a window from the Candidatus Limnocylindrales bacterium genome containing:
- a CDS encoding DUF4215 domain-containing protein, which produces TNACTIAECGDGIVQAGVDECDDGNTNDNDACTNACTIAECGDGIVQAGVDECDDGNTVNTDACTNACTIAECGDGIVQAGVDECDDGNTVDTDACTNACTIAECGDGIVQAGVDECDDGNTVNTDACTNACTIAECGDGITQAGVEACDDGNTVNTDACTNACTIADCGDGITGPGEECDDGNTVNTDACTNACTIAECGDGIVQAGVDECDDGNTVNTDACTNACTIAECGDGITQAGVEECDDANTVNTDACLNSCDIAECGDGVVQAGVDECDDGNTVNTDACLNNCDIAECGDGVVQTGVDECDDGNTVDTDACTNACTIADCGDGIVRAGFEECDDGNTVNTDACLNNCNIAECGDGVVQAGVDECDDGNTNNNDACLNNCDVAECGDGVVQTGVDECDDGNTVNTDACLNNCNVAECGDGVVQTGVDECDDGNTVNTDACTNVCTIAECGDGVVQAGVDECDDGNTVNTDACTNACTIAECGDGVVQTGVDECDDGNTVNTDACTNACAIAECGDGITQAGVEECDDGNNDNNDACLNNCDIAECGDGVVRTGVEECDDGNTSNSDACLTTCETAECGDGFIQTGVEECDDADTDNTDFCLNTCQVAECGDGFVRAGIEECDDANSVNTDACLNSCDIAECGDGVVQTGVDECDDGNTVNTDACTNACTTAECGDGIVQAGVDECDDGNTVNTDACTNACTIAECGDGVVQAGVDECDDGNTNDNDACTNACTIAECGDGVVRTGVEQCDDGDTASGDGCSATCVIEFCGDGVVNNTAETCDDGNTANGDCCNSNCLFDAAGTTCTGNGVGDEECNSNTCNGAGSCISNPDNNGGVCTPDSDADICVKAYACDAGLCEPDEQFITGDACDWLVVSGVSGDSRARVVDHSNNTGDICVDNADIGTSVTINGNVVSTSPVNDDLVFFADSSVTLDIVTNDASVKGANGTSLPGLPPGTSSVPAGTVVAKSNGGVYDTTGNHELVNECLMAQADILTASAAILALPSTQNIGVVDLNSGSTYNINPTVVGGLNVIDATRVVAGNDVTFNISGGGSADTVIILRIANQLNTDLRTTFNLTNGLTANNLLIYANGGRCEIGDHGEGAGTILCPNATVILKQYTVWQGQALGDTKKVQVGDTVTFTYEPFTGY
- a CDS encoding VOC family protein produces the protein MAEPGYKLDHVACGVRRIAEVAPYLEGVLGARPYRGGPNPDFNGRQWSFANGALLEIIEPAGAEGGFLHRFLDMRGPGIHHVTFKVPDIYAARARAEAAGYTVVGFNDAYPSWKECFLHPKQAQGIVVQFAENHPELSSEDSWHEFAPVVPAPATPALSLLGVRMVTHDLGRSRAQWVELLGAEVVEESAGQLLVRWEGCPLHVRLLLQAAAEQGPQGLETAVPPKFAATLEAFAPLGARLIPV
- a CDS encoding LLM class F420-dependent oxidoreductase; the protein is MKYGLFGINFGACADPETAAAVSRAAETAGFESLWTGEHVVLPDPQVPPSPVPAQVPFLDPAVALATVSQHTRRVLLGTGIIILPQRNPLVLAKELASVDVVSGGRLIFGVGIGYLEPEFRALGIPFEDKGARTVDYLRAMQAVWTMDQPSYEGRFASFSGINAYPRPVQRPHPPIVFGGHTPAAFRRAVELAQGWYGFAMDVEAARKAIEGISVEERRRERDRGLSRLEISITPPAGLPDPATARAYADLGVDRLILLPAAATREDMLEYVARAAETLIDKI
- a CDS encoding MBOAT family protein, which translates into the protein MLFTSLQFLLFLPAAAAVLFALPAAYRNPYLLLVSYGFYAAWNPAYVLLLALVTAISYGSGIAIERAASPAARKAWVSVSALAILGALFVFKYFNLFAQSGQALLAAVGIHAEVPELRLLLPVGISFYTFQSLGYTVDVYRGARPAERDLLRYALFVSFFPQILSGPINRSTQLLPQFVRAPYFDSERIVAGMQLMAWGFFKKLVIADRLGVYVDQVYDDPTGVGGLPIFIATVLYAFQVYCDFSGYTDIAIGTAQVLGYEMMLNFRQPYLAASTQEFWRRWHISLSTWFRDYVYISLGGNRVSPVRRYVNLFIVFVLSGLWHGASWTFVIWGALHGLYLVIGTATRQVRERWAQRNGLTRMPRLHYLLQLLVTFVLVDFAWIFFRAATFDDAIYIITHMFRGWDLSAGVTLGLGTYEMTLVLMALAILLVVDWLQSRMPLRANIAELPVWARWSLYYGVVMCVLLLGKTGGGKFIYFQF